The following nucleotide sequence is from Streptomyces pactum.
CCGGCGAGCCGGCCCGTCCCTTCCGCGTCTTCGTGCACCGGCCGCGGCTGGGGTCCGGGGTGCTCCGGTGCGCCCTGGAGGCCGGTTCCACCGAGATCCCGATGGCGGAGCGCGCGGCGGTCTGAGGCGCCGTTGCCCGCCCGTGCGCCGCGGTGCGCGTGTTCCTCTCGGTGCTGACCTGGGCGTGTGGACCGGCTCCGGTCCCGCGCGGCCGTCCGGCCGCACCGCCCCGCCGCCGCATCCTCATCGGCCGATGTCCGGCCGTCACGCCTCGCCCCCCCGGCCGCGACCGCCGCCGGCCGGCGCCCCGCTGCGGCTCCCGCTCGCGGGGCCGTGTCGTGCTACCTCCGCCGCCCCGGGCGGAATGGGCTCCGGGATCCGCCGCCCCTCGGCCCGCGTCCCGGTCCCGCCTTTGTCCGGCTCCCCCGCCCCGCCGCATCCGGGCGTCCCCGGCCCCCGCCCGCCGCATCCGGGCCACCGCCCGTCCCTGACCCGGAGGGTGGGAAGGCGTCGCCCCGACTGGTCGGAGTAGGGCGGATTCCCACCGTACTGGCGGCAAATGTCCGATGTGAAATTCGGACGTGAGTACATGCCGGTGATATATGCGCGAAGCCCGCGACGGGCCGGGGAGCTGGCTATGCTCCCTGTTGCGCAGCGCGTCGCGGCGACTACGGGCAGTTGCCCCGCCGGTGGCGCGCGGCGACCGTGCGCGGACGTGGGCGACCCGGGGCCCGGCGCCCGGAGCGCGGACCACACCGCCGTGCCGGCACCACGGCGATGCGCGGGCCACGGCCCGCCGGCGGCGGCCGAGGTCTCCGCCGTGACCCCCGCCGCCCGGCCCGCCCGCGCGGGCCGCCCGTACCTTTCCCCGTGCGCAGTGAGGTCTGTCGATGGTTCATGTCGGTACGCCCCCCGAAGATCGCGGGCCTCTGGCCCTACCCTGGCTGCTGCCGCCCGCCCTGGTGGCGGTCTGCGTCGCCGTGGTCGCGGCGCTGAGCCCGGCCGGCGCCCGGGCCCCGGTCGCCGGCTGCGGGGCCGCCGCCACGGTGGCCGTGGCCGCGGCCACCGGGGAGGTGATACGCCGTGGTCGCGCGATCGGACGGCTGCGCGCCGAGCGGGCCGGACGCGAGGAGGCCGCCGCCCGCCGGCAGGCCCGCCAGCACGCCCAATGGGTGCACCTGGCGCGGGAGTTGCTGCCGGTGGTGCTGGAGCGGCTGCAGCGCGGCGAGCCCGGCGACACGGTGCTGCGGAGTCTGGAGGAGCGCGACGGGCGCGACCCGGAGTTCGAGGCCTCTTACCACGAGGTGCTCCGGGAGGTCATCCGCACCGTGGAATCCGAGGAAGCGCTCCGGGACTCCGCCCAGCGCGCCTTCGTCAACATCGCCCGGCGGGTGCAGGCCCTCGTCCACCAGCAGGCCATGGACCTGCGGGACATGGAGGACAAGCACGGCGCCAACCGCGACGTCTTCAACGACCTGCTCCACATCGACCACGGCAACGCGCTGATCGGACGGCTCGCCGACAGCATCGCCGTCCTCGGCGGGGCACGCCCCGGCAGGCAGTGGCAGAACGAGGTGCCGCTGTACAACGTGCTGCGCGGCGCGATGTCCCGGATCATCGACTACCGCCGGGTGGACCTGCACTCGGTGGCCGACGTCGCCATCGTGGGCCCCGCCGTGGAGCCGGTCATCCACGCCGTCGCGGAACTGCTGGACAACGCCACCCGCTACTCGCCGCCGCAGACCCGGGTCCACCTCACCGCCACCGAGGTGCAGACCGGGGTGGCGATCGAGATCGAGGACGCCGGGGTCGGCCTCACCGACGAGGCCGCCCGGCGCACCGACCGGCTGCTCGCCCGGGGCCTGGGCGGGCTGGACCTGGACGACCTCGGCGAGGCGCCGCGGCTGGGCCTGGCGGTGGTCGGACGGCTCGCCGCCGCCTACGACTTCCAGGTCTCGCTGCGCCGCTCCGCGTACGGCGGGGTGCGCGCCGTCCTGGTCGTCGCCCAGGACCTGACCGCGCCCACCCCGGCGCCCGGCGGCATGATCGCCCGGGCCGCCACCCTGCCCCCGCCGAAGCTCAAGGTGCGGCCCGGCGCGGTCGCGCCGCCGGCCGCCCCGGCCGAGGCCACCGCACCCGCCGTACCGGGCGGCACCGGCGGACTCCCGCAGCGCCGCCGCCGGTTCCCCGCCTCGGTGCCGCCCGGCCGCCGGCGCCCGGCACCCGCCCCGGTCACCCCGCCGCCGCCGTCCCCGTCGGCCGGGTCCGCCCCGGAGGACGAACCGCCGCCGGGGATGTGGCTGTCCGCCTTCCTCCCCAGCACCTCCGGCGAGCAGCAGGTCAACGGTTCCTCCCGCCCCCAGACCCCGGACGCCTGACACAAGGATGGGTACGTACGTGACACACCAGCGGTACAACATGGACTGGATGCTCAAGGACCTGGCCACGAGCGTCCCGGAGACCCGGCATGTGGTGGTGCTGTCCTCGGACGGCTTGTGCATCGCCCGGTACGGCGACGACCCGGACGCCGCCGACCGGCTCGCCGCCGCCTGCGCCGGCCTGCAGAGCCTGTCGGTCGCCGTGGCCTCCGAACTCCCGCACGGCGACGGCCGGATGCGGCTGGTCGTGATCGAGATGGACGGCGGGTTCTTCTACCTGATGGCCGCCGGCACCGGCGCCTACCTCGCGGTGCTCGCCGACGCCGGGGTGGACGCCGGCCTGATGGGCCAGCGGATGCGGGATCTCATCGCCCGGATAGGAGGACACCTCACCAGCCCGCCGCGCACCACCGAGCCCGTCACATGAGCGACACACCACGGCGCGGTCGGCGGTCCCCCTGGGAGGAGGGCGGTCCCGAGCGGCTCTACGTGGTCGGGGAGGGGAACGGCCCCGACGGTGCCGCCGACCGCGCCGGACTCGACCTCGTCACCCTGATCGTGGGCCGGAGCATGCCCGCCGCGGACAGCCGCCCCGAGCACGCCGCGATCGTCCAGATGTGTGACTACCCGCTGTCCGTCGCGGAGATCTCCGCCTACCTCCGGCTGCCCGTCAGCACGGTCACCGTGATCCTCGCCGAACTCCTGGACCGGGGCCACATCGAGGCCCGCGCCCCGCTCCCGGCCGCCCACCTGCCCGACATCGACATCCTGGAGGCGGTGATGCATGGACTCCAGAACCTGTGACCCCGCGACCCCCGCACCCTTCCCCGGCCCGCGCCGCGAGGACACCCTGCCGGCGTCGGCGACCGCCGCCGTCAAGATCGTCATAGTCGGCGGGTTCGGTGTCGGCAAGACCACCCTGGTCGGTTCGGTGAGCGAGATCCGCCCGCTCACCACCGAGGAGACGATGACCCGGGCGGCGATCGGCATCGACGACATCGCCGGGGTGGAGCGGAAGACCACCACCACCGTCGCCATGGACTTCGGCCGGATCAGCATCGACGAACGGCTCATCCTCTACCTGTTCGGCACGCCAGGGCAGGAACGGTTCTGGTTCCTGTGGAACGGCCTCTTCGACGGCGCGCTGGGCGCGGTCGTGCTGGTGGACACCCGGCGGCTGGAGGTCAGCTTCGACGTCATCGGCCACCTGGAGGACCGCGGCGTGCCGTTCGTCGTCGCCGTCAACGCCTTCCCCGACTCGCCGGTCCACCCGGTGCACGAACTCAGGGCGGCACTGGACCTGACCGAGGACGTCCCCGTCTTCGACTGCGACGCCCGGGACCGCGCCTCCTGCCGCGACGCCCTGATGACGCTCATGCGCCATCTCCACTCCCTCGCCACCATGACCCCGGAGCACCCGTGACGACCCAGCAGTTCGACCCCGCCCGCCCGGACTCCGCGCCGGCCCCGCCCTGCCGGGTGCCCCTGCCCGCCCGGGGGCCCACCGGACCCGACGGCACGGTACGGATCTACGGGCCCGCCTACGAGTCCGACCCGACGGGCGTCTTCGAGCAACTGCGCGCCGACCACGGCGCGGTGGCACCCGTCCTGGTCACCGGCGACCTGCCCGGCTGGCTCGTCCTGGGCTACCGGGAGTGCCTGGAGGTGCTGCGCACCCCCACCCGCTTCTCGCACGACTCCCGCCACTGGAACCAGCTGCGGGAGGGCAAGGTCCCGGCGGACTCGCCGCTGCTGCCGGTGCTCGGCTGGCAGCCGGACCGGATGACCGCGGACGGCGCCGAGCACCGGCGGCTGCGCGACGCGGTCACCGAGAGCATGGACCGCTTCGACCGGCGCGGGGTGCGCCGCCACGTCACCCGGTTCTCCCACCGCCTGATCGACGACTTCTGCGCCGCCGGCCACGCCGAGCTGCTCGGCCAGTTCTCCCAGCACCTGCCGATGATGGTGCTCACCCAGCTGCTGGGCATGCCGGAGGCGTACGGGCCGCGCCTGGTCCACGCCGCCACCGAGCTGGTGAAGGCGTCCGACCAGACCATCGCCGCCAACATCTACATCAAGGACCAGCTCAGGCGGCTGCTGGAGCGCAAGCACAGCGCTCCCGGCGACGACCTGGCGTCCTGGCTCATCGAACACCCGGCCGGGCTGCGGGACGAGGAGATCCTCAACCTGCTGTGGCTGGTGCTCGTGGCGGCGAACGAGAACACCACCAGCCTGCTCGCCGGCGCGCTGCGCATGGTCCTCACCGACCCGCGCTTCCGGGCCACCCTGGCCGGCGGTCAGATGACCCTGTCGGACGGGGTGGAGCAGGTGCTGTGGGACGACCCGCCGACCATCGTCATCCCGGCCCGCTGGGCCACCTCGGACACCGAGGTGGCCGGCCGCGCCATCAGGACCGGTGACATGCTGCTGCTGGGCGTGGCCGCGGGGAACATCGACCCGGCGATCCGGCCCGACATCAACGCGCCGATGTACGGCAACCGCGCCCACCTGTCGTTCAGCGGCGGGCCCCACGAATGCCCCGGCCGGGAGGTGGCGCGGGCCATCGCGGACACCGCCATCGACACCCTGCTGCTGCGGCTGCCCGACCTCCGGCTCGCGGTGGACGAGAGCGAACTGCGGTGGCGCGCCACGACCTGGACCCGCCACCTGGCCGCGCTGCCGGTGCGCTTCACCCCGGGCCCGCCGGTCGGCGAGGAGCAGCCGGAGCCGGTCGTGCCCGAGCGGCGCCCGCTGCCGGACCCGGCGCCCGAGCCGCCGGCGGAGCCGGCCGCCCCCGGCGGCGCGACCGCGGAGCACTCCTGGTGGCGGGGGCTGCTGGGCTGGTTCCGGGGCGACTGAGCGGCGGAAACCGGCCCGGCCGGAACGGCCCGGCCGCGGTGCGGCCCCGCCGGGTGTCCTCCGTCGCGGTCCGCGGTGCGCCCCGCCGGATGGCCGCCCGTTCGTGGCCCGGCCCCGGCCCGGTGCGGACGTACGCGGCGACGCCCGGGCCGGGGCCCCGGCGGGCCGGTCCGGGCCGGACGGGTGGCCCCGGTCCGGACACACGACAGCCGGGGCGCGCGGGCGACAGGGGGGATTCGGCGTGCCCGCGCGCCCCGGCCGGTCCGGTGCGCGTTGTGCGCGTGGTGGCCGTCCGCGGCGGGGCCGCGGACGGCGGGCTACTGGAGCAGACCCGGGGCGGCGACGCTGGCCAGGGTCATGTCGGGCACCAGCTGGGAGACCGGGAGACCGCCCAGCAGGTCCCCGTTCGGCCGGTCCTGCTCGCCACCGGTCAGGTCCGGCAGCGGCTGGGCGGCCGGCGCGCCGGGCACGGCTCCCCGCACCACATCGGTGACCGGGCCGACCACCCCGTCACCGTCGATCTGGGTGCCGGCGCCGAGCGCGGACGCCGAACCCGCTCCGGTGACGATCGCGGCGGCGCCGAGGGTGAGGGTGCCGAGCGCCTTGAGGGTTCCCTGCTTCATATGAATTCTGTCCTTGATGACGGGGAGAGGAGCGGCCTCGCAAGCTAGCCGCGCCGCCCATCCACCGCAAACTCACCCCATACCCGGACATGTGGTCATCCAGCCGCCCGGAGCCGGCCCGCCCAATCCCGCGGCCGGTCCGTCTCCGCAGCTCAGCGCCGGTACGTCGGGAGGCCCGCCGGTGCACGGCCGGCCGTGCACCGGCGCCGGTCCCCGCCCGGCGGGGTCACCCTCCCGGGGACCTGGTTCACCGGCCCGGCCGATTCCGCGTCTCATCCCACGAATACCGGATCCGGCGCCGCGCACGGGTGGCTGCCCGATCCCGCGGCCCCGCCCGCCGGCGTCCCGGACCCCGGTCGCCCGCGGCCGCGACGCCGGTTCCCGCGCCGGCGCCGCCCGCACACCGCCCGGCCCGCCGACCGGTGTGCGGGCGTACGGCGGGTCGGGCACAGGGGAGGGCCACACCTCCACCCCCGTCAGGGCGGACCGGCGGGCCGGGCCGGATCAGGACGGCCGTGGCGGGGCGGCGCCGGCCACGTCGAACAGCACCTGGTCGTCGTAACACCACCACCAGCCCTCGCCGGGTTCGAAGGACCGGACCAGGGGGTGCCCGGTACTCCGGTGGTGGGCGGTGGCGTGTTTGTTCCTGGACGAGTCGCAGCACCCCACGCTGCCGCAGGTCTGGCACATCCGCAGATGGACCCAGGTGTCACCCGCGGCGACGCAGGCCGGGCAACTGTCGGCGCTGCTCGGCGGCACCTCACGGACCTGGTCCAGATGGGTGCAGACCGCCTGCTCCCGCTCTTCCCCGCCGGTTGTCATCGCTGCCTCCACCGGCGGCGGCCGGGTACGGTGCCGGGCGGCCGGCCGCCGGATCGCGCCGCCTCACGGTGTTCCGGCACCCACCTCCACCGTCGCACCCGGGGCGGCGGTGTCAAACGCGGCGCCGGTGGCGGCCGGGGCCCGTCCATCGGCCCCGCACCCCGCCAGCCCCGCCCCCGGCGCCCCCCTCGCTCCGGCCCCCGGGGCGGTTCCGTCCTCCGCCGCCCGGCCCCTCCGGCCGCTCGCCCGGGCCGGCGGGCCGCTCGCCCGCCCCCCGCCGGCCGGCCGTCACCCCCGGGCCGCCCGTCCGGCCTACGGGGCGGTCCGCCCGGGTCCGTCGTCCGCGCACCGTCCGCGCACTCCGGTGCCTCGCCGACGGCCGCCGTGCCCGGCGGTGCCGCGGCCCGGCCGAGGGCGGTGAGCAGGGTCCGTACGGTCAGTACCCCCGGTACCGGCGCGAGGGCGCGCCGCAGGGCGAGCACCACGCCCGGGGCGGACCGTGGCCGCCCCGCTCCCGGCGGCACCACCGGCGCCGCCGGCCCCGCCGGGCCGGGACGCGGGCCCGTGGCCCA
It contains:
- a CDS encoding GTP-binding protein gives rise to the protein MDSRTCDPATPAPFPGPRREDTLPASATAAVKIVIVGGFGVGKTTLVGSVSEIRPLTTEETMTRAAIGIDDIAGVERKTTTTVAMDFGRISIDERLILYLFGTPGQERFWFLWNGLFDGALGAVVLVDTRRLEVSFDVIGHLEDRGVPFVVAVNAFPDSPVHPVHELRAALDLTEDVPVFDCDARDRASCRDALMTLMRHLHSLATMTPEHP
- a CDS encoding cytochrome P450, producing the protein MTTQQFDPARPDSAPAPPCRVPLPARGPTGPDGTVRIYGPAYESDPTGVFEQLRADHGAVAPVLVTGDLPGWLVLGYRECLEVLRTPTRFSHDSRHWNQLREGKVPADSPLLPVLGWQPDRMTADGAEHRRLRDAVTESMDRFDRRGVRRHVTRFSHRLIDDFCAAGHAELLGQFSQHLPMMVLTQLLGMPEAYGPRLVHAATELVKASDQTIAANIYIKDQLRRLLERKHSAPGDDLASWLIEHPAGLRDEEILNLLWLVLVAANENTTSLLAGALRMVLTDPRFRATLAGGQMTLSDGVEQVLWDDPPTIVIPARWATSDTEVAGRAIRTGDMLLLGVAAGNIDPAIRPDINAPMYGNRAHLSFSGGPHECPGREVARAIADTAIDTLLLRLPDLRLAVDESELRWRATTWTRHLAALPVRFTPGPPVGEEQPEPVVPERRPLPDPAPEPPAEPAAPGGATAEHSWWRGLLGWFRGD
- a CDS encoding UBP-type zinc finger domain-containing protein, encoding MTTGGEEREQAVCTHLDQVREVPPSSADSCPACVAAGDTWVHLRMCQTCGSVGCCDSSRNKHATAHHRSTGHPLVRSFEPGEGWWWCYDDQVLFDVAGAAPPRPS
- a CDS encoding roadblock/LC7 domain-containing protein, yielding MGTYVTHQRYNMDWMLKDLATSVPETRHVVVLSSDGLCIARYGDDPDAADRLAAACAGLQSLSVAVASELPHGDGRMRLVVIEMDGGFFYLMAAGTGAYLAVLADAGVDAGLMGQRMRDLIARIGGHLTSPPRTTEPVT
- a CDS encoding DUF742 domain-containing protein gives rise to the protein MSDTPRRGRRSPWEEGGPERLYVVGEGNGPDGAADRAGLDLVTLIVGRSMPAADSRPEHAAIVQMCDYPLSVAEISAYLRLPVSTVTVILAELLDRGHIEARAPLPAAHLPDIDILEAVMHGLQNL
- a CDS encoding ATP-binding protein; translation: MVHVGTPPEDRGPLALPWLLPPALVAVCVAVVAALSPAGARAPVAGCGAAATVAVAAATGEVIRRGRAIGRLRAERAGREEAAARRQARQHAQWVHLARELLPVVLERLQRGEPGDTVLRSLEERDGRDPEFEASYHEVLREVIRTVESEEALRDSAQRAFVNIARRVQALVHQQAMDLRDMEDKHGANRDVFNDLLHIDHGNALIGRLADSIAVLGGARPGRQWQNEVPLYNVLRGAMSRIIDYRRVDLHSVADVAIVGPAVEPVIHAVAELLDNATRYSPPQTRVHLTATEVQTGVAIEIEDAGVGLTDEAARRTDRLLARGLGGLDLDDLGEAPRLGLAVVGRLAAAYDFQVSLRRSAYGGVRAVLVVAQDLTAPTPAPGGMIARAATLPPPKLKVRPGAVAPPAAPAEATAPAVPGGTGGLPQRRRRFPASVPPGRRRPAPAPVTPPPPSPSAGSAPEDEPPPGMWLSAFLPSTSGEQQVNGSSRPQTPDA